In Neoarius graeffei isolate fNeoGra1 chromosome 9, fNeoGra1.pri, whole genome shotgun sequence, one genomic interval encodes:
- the LOC132891239 gene encoding uncharacterized protein LOC132891239, producing the protein MSSKRLARQIYTKEWKRARREVLNVRALVRAQLDAGDAANRAEESARDAASREEQAVRDAARTGQALQEAEQQHNGPQHMPEIQPAEIEEHPEFMAEPTSSVSSSEQDSSSPSTHVSPAPSRRTLEESYIEEQTSSDPVEGMTHGEEEGASGMAAVIRLLEERKRLLWRTTDDTKRTMEEHMGRMTRRMEAMERRIEAMERRMEGMERKSETLEAAVVSNLPQPPLQEDVLLGLCSTVEELEELDRSLAQPERRNQMKRFLESLGGANPGAAIRHILRQVATNNVLAQYSLRGRRAKKPFQNLTLCKIITEACMQNFPGKKVADIEECIGHALKFAPHRRSAGPQD; encoded by the exons ATGAGTTCAAAGAGGTTGGCCAGACAGATCTACACAAAGGAATGGAAGAGGGCGCGGCGAGAGGTGTTGAATGTGCGAGCACTGGTGCGTGCCCAGCTGGATGCAGGAGATGCAGCAAACAGGGCAGAGGAGTCTGCGCGAGATGCAGCAAGCAGGGAAGAGCAGGCTGTGCGAGATGCAGCAAGGACAGGCCAGGCTCTGCAAGAAGCAGAGCAACAACATAATGGACCTCAACACATGCCAGAGATACAACCGGCGGAGATTGAAGAACACCCTGAGTTCATGGCAGAGCCAACAAGTTCGGTCAGCAGctcggagcaggacagcagcagtCCCTCAACCCATGTCAGTCCAGCACCCAGCCGTCGGACATTGGAAGAGTCGTACATTGAGGAACAAACATCATCCGACCCAGTTGAGG GAATGACCCATggcgaagaggagggggcttcagGCATGGCTGCCGTAATAAGGC TCCTGGAGGAACGAAAGAGGCTCCTATGGAGGACAACGGATGACACAAAAAGAA CCATGGAAGAGCACATGGGGCGAATGACTAGGAGAATGGAGGCTATGGAGAGGAGGATAGAGGCTATGGAAAGGAGGATGGAGGGTATGGAGAGGAAGTCAGAGACATTGGAGGCTGCTGTGGTCTCGAACCTGCCTCAGCCTCCTCTGCAGGAAGATGTGCTGTTGGGCCTATGCAGcacagtggaggagctggaggagcTAGACAGGAGTCTGGCTCAACCAGAAAGAaggaaccaaatg aaacgtTTCCTTGAAAGCCTGGGAGGGGCGAATCCGGGGGCAGCCATTCGTCACATTCTACGCCAGGTGGCTACCAACAATGTCCTGGCGCAGTACagcctgagggggaggagagcaAAAAAGCCTTTCCAGAACTTAACCCTTTGCAAAATTATAACGG AGGCCTGCATGCAGAACTTCCCTGGCAAGAAGGTAGCTGATATTGAGGAGTGCATTGGGCATGCACTGAAGTTTGCACCACACAGACG GTCAGCTGGTCCTCAAGATTGA